One Flammeovirga agarivorans DNA window includes the following coding sequences:
- a CDS encoding shikimate dehydrogenase family protein has protein sequence MKTYGLIGYPLGHSFSKKYFTEKYEKENIEGCQYELFELDHIEKLAQLLDEKDLNGLNVTIPYKEQVLPFLDRLDPASAGKIGAANVIKFEKDGTLTGYNSDYYGFRSSLEKFLPHTNFKALVLGTGGASKAVKVALEDMGIPFISVSRKASKDSISYDDVTEDIYKEHSLVVNTTPLGMHPKEGIAPQLPYHATTENHYFYDLVYNPAETEFMKQGITNGGHAKNGLEMLIGQAEASWEIWNK, from the coding sequence ATGAAAACATACGGATTAATAGGCTATCCTTTAGGACATTCCTTCTCAAAAAAATATTTCACTGAAAAATATGAGAAAGAGAATATTGAAGGATGTCAATACGAACTATTCGAATTAGATCATATTGAAAAACTAGCTCAACTTTTAGACGAAAAAGACTTAAATGGACTTAATGTAACTATTCCTTACAAAGAACAAGTACTACCATTTTTAGATCGCCTAGATCCCGCTTCTGCTGGTAAAATTGGTGCAGCCAACGTTATTAAGTTTGAAAAAGATGGGACACTTACTGGTTATAACTCTGATTACTATGGGTTCAGAAGTTCATTAGAGAAGTTCTTACCTCATACTAATTTTAAGGCACTTGTATTAGGTACTGGTGGTGCTTCTAAAGCTGTAAAAGTGGCATTAGAAGATATGGGGATCCCTTTTATTTCGGTATCAAGAAAAGCATCAAAAGACAGTATTTCTTATGATGATGTTACTGAAGATATATATAAAGAACATTCTTTAGTAGTTAATACTACTCCACTAGGCATGCATCCTAAAGAAGGTATTGCTCCTCAATTACCTTATCATGCAACAACAGAAAACCATTACTTCTATGATTTAGTGTATAACCCAGCTGAGACAGAATTCATGAAACAAGGAATTACTAATGGTGGGCATGCTAAAAATGGACTTGAAATGTTGATTGGTCAAGCAGAAGCTTCTTGGGAAATCTGGAACAAATAG